The following are encoded in a window of Nitrospirota bacterium genomic DNA:
- a CDS encoding divergent polysaccharide deacetylase family protein, with the protein MAKKVWEKVKSGKFDRSVIIGIIIAVLVIALTLWGPLRKFRVAEEKKPVIQAQKQEPLQKKTAKKSKKDKKETKKHSESLVAGSYERTVPVAIVIDDLGQDVKQAKEVLALSGKITLAVLPGLAQSTSIAELAKQSGREVLLHLPMEPLKNHEKTQSPGTLSANMTPMAFMNTVSEDLVSVPGAVGVNNHEGSALTENKEAMKFLMAELKARNLFFLDSFTNPKSVAYATAIEFGMKAAKRDVFLDNEGDNPAYIRKQLDELVDIARKHGKAIGIGHPHPATLSELRKWLAEIGAQGIEIVPVSRLMQ; encoded by the coding sequence ATGGCAAAGAAAGTATGGGAAAAAGTCAAAAGCGGCAAGTTCGACCGCTCCGTCATCATCGGGATCATCATTGCCGTGCTCGTGATCGCGCTCACGCTCTGGGGCCCGCTCCGCAAGTTCAGGGTTGCGGAAGAAAAGAAGCCCGTTATACAAGCACAGAAGCAGGAACCGCTCCAGAAAAAAACCGCGAAGAAAAGCAAGAAAGACAAAAAAGAAACGAAAAAACATTCTGAAAGCCTGGTTGCAGGGTCTTATGAAAGAACGGTCCCCGTGGCCATTGTGATCGATGATCTGGGTCAGGATGTAAAACAGGCGAAAGAGGTCCTCGCGCTGTCCGGAAAGATCACCCTCGCTGTTTTGCCGGGACTTGCGCAATCAACAAGTATTGCCGAGCTGGCAAAGCAGTCCGGCCGTGAAGTCCTTCTCCATCTGCCCATGGAGCCATTGAAGAACCACGAAAAAACGCAATCTCCCGGCACCCTGAGCGCGAATATGACTCCCATGGCGTTCATGAACACCGTGAGCGAAGATCTGGTATCGGTACCCGGAGCTGTCGGTGTTAACAACCATGAAGGCTCGGCGCTCACGGAAAACAAGGAAGCCATGAAATTCCTGATGGCGGAGCTCAAGGCCCGGAACCTATTCTTCCTCGACAGCTTCACCAACCCCAAGAGCGTGGCCTACGCGACAGCCATCGAGTTTGGCATGAAAGCCGCCAAGCGGGATGTGTTCCTTGATAACGAGGGCGACAATCCCGCTTATATTAGAAAGCAGCTTGATGAGCTGGTAGACATCGCGCGAAAGCATGGCAAGGCCATCGGCATCGGGCATCCGCATCCGGCCACACTCAGCGAACTCAGGAAGTGGCTTGCCGAGATCGGCGCCCAGGGGATCGAGATCGTGCCGGTGTCGAGGCTGATGCAGTAG
- the tsaD gene encoding tRNA (adenosine(37)-N6)-threonylcarbamoyltransferase complex transferase subunit TsaD, protein MLTLGIETSCDETAAAVLQDEKVLSNIVSSQIEIHKKFGGVVPELASREHLRNLMPIIREALASASVTLTDINLIAVTYTPGLIGALLVGVSAAKAIAYARGIPFIGVHHGEGHILAAHIEYPGIGYPYIALLVSGGHTAIYHVKNLGEYRLLGQTRDDAAGEAYDKVAKLLGLEYPGGPVLDKLAQEGNPEAVKFPRGRLEGYDFSFSGLKTAVRNHLALFRSKDKGLDPGLNIRDMAASFQAAVVDTLVDKTLQAATGTGVDKIVVAGGVAANSLLRQRMADEAAKHGITLYLPAMGLCIDNAAMIALAGYLHYRRGETSSLDLNPRPSMPL, encoded by the coding sequence ATGCTAACCCTCGGAATAGAGACCTCATGCGATGAAACCGCGGCCGCCGTGCTTCAGGACGAAAAGGTCCTGTCGAACATCGTCTCCTCGCAGATCGAAATCCATAAAAAATTCGGCGGTGTGGTCCCCGAGCTGGCATCGCGGGAGCACCTCAGGAACCTCATGCCCATCATCCGCGAGGCGCTGGCCTCCGCTTCGGTTACGCTCACGGACATCAACCTTATAGCGGTCACGTACACGCCCGGCCTTATCGGCGCGCTGCTCGTGGGAGTGTCCGCTGCCAAGGCCATCGCCTATGCGCGCGGCATCCCCTTCATCGGCGTGCACCACGGTGAAGGCCACATCCTCGCCGCGCACATCGAGTATCCCGGCATCGGTTACCCCTATATCGCCCTGCTCGTGTCGGGTGGACATACAGCGATCTACCACGTCAAGAACCTTGGCGAATACCGGCTCCTCGGCCAAACGCGTGACGATGCTGCGGGCGAGGCATATGATAAGGTGGCAAAGCTGCTGGGCCTCGAATACCCCGGCGGTCCGGTGCTCGACAAACTTGCACAGGAGGGAAATCCCGAAGCAGTAAAATTTCCGCGAGGCCGTCTGGAAGGTTACGACTTCAGCTTCAGCGGCCTCAAGACCGCGGTCAGAAACCACCTTGCCCTCTTTCGGAGCAAGGACAAGGGACTCGACCCGGGCCTGAACATCAGGGACATGGCGGCCAGCTTCCAGGCTGCTGTCGTGGACACGCTCGTTGACAAGACCCTGCAAGCGGCGACCGGGACAGGCGTGGACAAGATCGTGGTTGCCGGCGGCGTGGCCGCGAACAGTCTGCTCAGGCAAAGAATGGCGGATGAAGCGGCGAAGCACGGCATCACACTCTATCTCCCGGCCATGGGCCTCTGCATCGACAACGCGGCCATGATCGCCCTCGCGGGATATCTCCACTACCGACGCGGCGAGACCTCAAGCCTTGACCTGAACCCCCGCCCCAGCATGCCTTTATAA
- a CDS encoding PIN domain-containing protein, with protein sequence MVIVDTGPLVALFDDSEEQHEVCYAAMKALQAPPVTTWPVLTEAFYMLGGWRKGQSELWDFILSGGVRIEDIPEERYSRIRELMEKYADKPMDFADASVVVISEMHKAKTIFTLDRHDFTIYRPKHTPHFQIIP encoded by the coding sequence ATGGTCATCGTAGATACCGGCCCGCTTGTGGCTCTGTTTGATGATTCGGAAGAGCAACATGAGGTATGCTATGCGGCCATGAAGGCACTCCAGGCGCCTCCGGTAACCACGTGGCCAGTGCTCACGGAGGCATTCTATATGCTCGGGGGCTGGCGGAAAGGCCAGTCTGAACTTTGGGATTTCATCCTGTCCGGCGGCGTACGCATTGAGGATATTCCCGAAGAGCGCTACTCCCGCATACGGGAACTGATGGAAAAATACGCCGACAAGCCGATGGATTTCGCGGATGCATCCGTTGTTGTGATATCCGAGATGCATAAGGCGAAGACCATATTCACCCTCGATCGTCATGATTTTACCATCTATCGTCCGAAGCACACTCCGCATTTCCAGATCATTCCGTAA
- a CDS encoding ribbon-helix-helix domain-containing protein, with protein sequence MPTSTRLDKETEALLKKAAEYAGVTKSALVRESIREYCVKIVEKKQRTPWEIYQAIHKSGGSGHGQRVAKGKEILKEKFEGMRKRWSS encoded by the coding sequence ATGCCGACTAGTACGCGTCTTGATAAGGAAACCGAGGCCCTGCTGAAGAAGGCCGCCGAATACGCCGGGGTCACAAAATCAGCACTGGTGCGTGAATCCATCCGGGAGTATTGCGTGAAGATCGTGGAAAAAAAGCAACGGACGCCGTGGGAGATATATCAGGCGATTCATAAGTCCGGTGGCAGCGGCCATGGTCAACGGGTGGCCAAGGGGAAGGAAATACTGAAAGAGAAATTTGAGGGGATGCGCAAGAGATGGTCATCGTAG